Proteins encoded in a region of the Bacteroidota bacterium genome:
- the hisF gene encoding imidazole glycerol phosphate synthase subunit HisF gives MLTKRIIPCLDIKDGRTVKGVNFENIRDAGDPVELAIRYCKEGADELVFLDITATNEKRKTLSELVSRIAQNINIPFTVGGGISSVEDVSVLLNSGADKVSVNTSAFKNPQLIADMAAQFGSQCVVLAIDTKFEDGDWYVYLNGGKVKTETKALDWAREGVRLGAGEILLTSMNNDGTKAGFANDITKLISENVSVPVIASGGAGTMEHFKDAFMKGKADAALAASVFHFGEINIRPLKKELQNSTIEVRL, from the coding sequence ATGCTTACAAAAAGAATTATACCATGTTTGGATATTAAAGATGGTCGTACCGTGAAAGGTGTGAACTTTGAAAATATCCGCGATGCAGGTGATCCTGTAGAATTAGCAATTCGCTATTGTAAAGAAGGTGCCGATGAATTAGTATTTTTAGATATTACTGCAACCAATGAAAAAAGAAAAACATTATCTGAATTAGTATCGCGCATTGCTCAAAATATAAACATACCATTTACTGTTGGAGGCGGCATAAGCAGTGTAGAAGATGTTTCTGTATTATTGAACTCAGGCGCTGATAAAGTATCTGTTAATACAAGTGCCTTTAAGAACCCACAATTAATTGCTGATATGGCTGCGCAATTTGGCAGTCAGTGTGTGGTCTTAGCGATCGATACAAAATTTGAAGACGGCGATTGGTATGTATACTTAAATGGCGGAAAAGTAAAAACAGAAACAAAAGCCCTGGACTGGGCCAGAGAAGGCGTTCGCTTAGGGGCTGGAGAGATTCTACTTACCTCCATGAATAATGATGGTACCAAAGCAGGATTTGCCAACGATATTACTAAGCTCATTTCAGAAAATGTAAGCGTACCGGTGATAGCCAGTGGAGGCGCAGGCACTATGGAACACTTTAAAGACGCTTTTATGAAAGGCAAAGCAGATGCCGCATTAGCCGCCAGTGTTTTTCACTTTGGAGAAATAAACATTAGACCATTAAAAAAAGAATTACAAAACTCAACTATTGAAGTAAGATTATGA
- a CDS encoding bifunctional phosphoribosyl-AMP cyclohydrolase/phosphoribosyl-ATP diphosphatase HisIE codes for MKPDFNKYKDGLVPAIIQDATTKNVLMLGFMNNEALNKTQELKKVTFFSRTKNRLWTKGEESGNFLNVQSITIDCDNDTLLIKANPVGPVCHTGSDTCFNESNADVAFLYKLESIINDRKNNPTDSSYTSSLFKKGINKIAQKVGEEAVEIVIEAKDNNDELFLGEAADLLFHYLILLQAKNKNLDQVINVLKKRHK; via the coding sequence ATGAAACCGGATTTTAATAAATATAAAGACGGACTAGTTCCGGCAATTATACAGGATGCAACCACCAAAAATGTGCTTATGTTAGGCTTCATGAACAACGAAGCATTGAACAAAACACAGGAATTAAAAAAAGTAACTTTCTTCAGCCGTACCAAAAACAGACTTTGGACGAAGGGTGAAGAAAGCGGTAATTTTTTAAACGTTCAATCTATCACTATCGATTGTGATAATGATACACTTCTCATTAAAGCAAATCCTGTTGGTCCGGTTTGTCATACCGGCAGCGATACCTGCTTTAATGAAAGCAACGCAGATGTCGCATTTTTATATAAACTGGAGAGCATTATTAACGACCGTAAAAATAATCCTACAGATTCATCTTATACTTCCTCCCTTTTCAAAAAAGGCATCAACAAAATTGCCCAGAAAGTTGGTGAAGAAGCCGTAGAGATTGTCATTGAAGCGAAAGATAATAATGACGAATTATTTTTAGGGGAAGCTGCAGATTTGTTATTCCACTATTTAATATTACTTCAAGCTAAAAACAAAAACCTCGATCAAGTGATTAATGTTTTGAAAAAGAGACATAAATAA
- a CDS encoding response regulator transcription factor, translated as MLKCVIIDDDPTARLLLKQYISKDSELDLLNEFNNPTEALNYVNNTDFDLLFLDIEMPEMTGIEFIELLNKKLPQTIFTTSYKDFAINAFKYNVTGYLIKPVEYPAFCNAILKVKDNIKESKTQKSNKDSVLFIKNGDTIAKLNIKDLGLIECIGDYVNLYTSDQKFTIHSTMKAMEKKFSSEEFIRVHRSYIIRIDKIEVIEDDSIRYGKKNIPIGKTYKTQVYSRLNIM; from the coding sequence ATGTTAAAGTGTGTAATTATAGATGATGATCCGACTGCTCGTTTATTACTTAAACAGTACATTTCTAAGGATAGTGAATTAGATTTACTAAACGAATTCAATAATCCGACTGAAGCACTTAATTACGTGAATAATACAGATTTTGACTTATTGTTTCTTGATATTGAAATGCCCGAAATGACCGGCATTGAATTTATAGAGTTATTGAATAAAAAATTACCACAAACTATTTTCACAACCAGTTATAAAGATTTCGCCATTAATGCTTTCAAATACAATGTAACCGGCTACCTTATTAAACCCGTCGAATATCCTGCTTTTTGTAATGCCATTTTAAAAGTAAAAGACAATATTAAAGAAAGCAAAACACAAAAAAGCAATAAAGACAGTGTTCTCTTCATTAAAAATGGTGACACAATTGCAAAATTGAACATCAAAGACCTAGGCTTAATCGAATGTATTGGAGATTATGTTAATTTATACACATCTGATCAAAAATTCACGATACACTCAACTATGAAAGCTATGGAGAAAAAATTTTCGTCAGAAGAATTTATCCGAGTACATCGTTCATACATTATAAGAATTGATAAGATTGAAGTTATTGAAGATGATAGTATACGATATGGTAAAAAAAATATTCCTATTGGAAAAACTTACAAAACTCAGGTTTATTCAAGGTTAAATATTATGTAA
- the typA gene encoding translational GTPase TypA — MSSIKNIAIIAHVDHGKTTLVDKILHTCKLFRDNQETGELILDNNDLERERGITILAKNVSVVYKGTKINIIDTPGHADFGGEVERVMNMADGVILLVDAFEGPMPQTRFVTQKAIAAGKKAILVINKVDKPNCRPDEVHDAVFDLFFNLDATEDQLDFPTVYGSSKQGWMGPDYKTPTEDITHLLDVILDKIPEAPKREGTLQIQITSLDYSSFIGRIAIGRVYRGTIKENMPVSVVKRNGTIQKSRVKELFVFDGLGKVKVQEVQAGDICAFTGIEGFEIGDTVADFENPEALPNISIDEPTMSMLFTINTSPFFGKDGKYVTSRHLRDRLYKELEKNLAMRIEETGSPDSYLVFGRGILHLSVLIETMRREGYELQVGQPQVIIKEIDGVKHEPVEVLTIDVPQESSSKVIDLVTQRKGDMLIMEPKGDLIHIEFSIPSRGIIGLRNNILTATAGEAIMAHRFKAFEPWKGPIPNRIAGVLLSKEKGTSVAYSMDKLQDRGRFFIDPGEEIYPGMVVGEHIRPDDLVINLCGEKKLTNMRASGTDEKMRIAPKVRFSLEEAMEYIQGDEYVEITPNHIRMRKIILDENERKRVSKAMTA, encoded by the coding sequence AATTATTGCTCACGTTGACCACGGTAAAACTACTTTGGTTGACAAAATTTTACACACCTGTAAATTATTCCGAGATAATCAGGAAACAGGCGAACTTATTTTAGATAACAACGATTTGGAACGCGAACGTGGAATTACCATTTTAGCAAAGAACGTTTCTGTTGTTTATAAAGGAACAAAAATTAACATCATTGATACTCCGGGCCACGCCGATTTTGGCGGGGAAGTTGAGCGTGTGATGAACATGGCCGACGGCGTAATTTTATTAGTGGATGCTTTTGAAGGCCCAATGCCTCAAACACGTTTCGTAACGCAAAAGGCAATTGCTGCAGGTAAAAAGGCTATTTTGGTTATTAATAAAGTAGATAAACCAAATTGTCGTCCTGATGAAGTGCATGATGCAGTTTTCGATTTGTTTTTCAACCTGGATGCTACCGAAGATCAGTTAGATTTTCCAACTGTTTATGGTTCATCAAAACAAGGTTGGATGGGTCCGGATTATAAAACTCCAACAGAAGATATTACTCATTTATTAGATGTTATTTTGGATAAAATTCCGGAAGCGCCAAAACGCGAAGGAACTTTACAAATACAAATTACATCCTTAGATTATTCATCATTTATCGGACGTATTGCTATTGGTCGCGTTTATCGCGGCACCATTAAGGAAAACATGCCGGTGAGTGTTGTGAAACGTAATGGCACCATTCAGAAATCACGTGTAAAAGAATTATTCGTGTTTGATGGTTTAGGAAAAGTAAAAGTTCAGGAAGTACAAGCCGGAGATATTTGTGCATTTACAGGAATTGAAGGATTTGAAATTGGTGATACAGTTGCTGATTTTGAAAATCCTGAAGCTTTACCAAATATTTCTATTGACGAACCAACAATGAGTATGTTGTTTACAATTAACACCTCTCCGTTTTTTGGTAAGGATGGAAAATATGTAACCTCTCGTCACTTGCGCGACCGTTTATATAAAGAATTAGAGAAAAACTTAGCGATGCGTATTGAAGAAACCGGTTCTCCCGATTCGTATTTAGTATTTGGTCGCGGTATTCTACACTTATCGGTATTAATTGAAACGATGCGTCGTGAAGGTTACGAGTTACAAGTTGGTCAGCCACAAGTAATCATTAAAGAAATTGATGGCGTAAAACACGAACCTGTTGAGGTTTTAACAATAGATGTTCCTCAAGAATCATCTAGTAAGGTAATCGACCTGGTAACGCAACGTAAAGGCGATATGTTAATCATGGAGCCAAAAGGTGATTTGATTCATATTGAGTTTTCAATTCCTTCTCGTGGTATTATTGGTTTACGTAACAATATTTTAACTGCTACAGCCGGTGAAGCTATTATGGCGCACCGCTTTAAAGCATTTGAGCCATGGAAAGGCCCAATCCCTAATCGTATTGCTGGAGTTTTGTTGAGTAAAGAAAAAGGAACATCTGTTGCATACAGTATGGATAAATTACAGGACAGAGGACGTTTCTTTATTGATCCAGGTGAGGAAATTTATCCGGGTATGGTTGTAGGTGAACATATTCGTCCGGATGACTTAGTAATTAACTTATGCGGCGAGAAGAAATTAACAAACATGCGCGCAAGTGGTACTGATGAGAAAATGCGTATTGCACCTAAGGTACGTTTCAGCTTAGAAGAAGCAATGGAATATATTCAGGGGGATGAATACGTAGAGATTACTCCAAATCACATTCGCATGCGTAAAATTATATTAGACGAAAACGAAAGAAAGCGTGTTTCAAAAGCAATGACAGCTTAA